Part of the Equus asinus isolate D_3611 breed Donkey chromosome 28, EquAss-T2T_v2, whole genome shotgun sequence genome is shown below.
CTCCATCCGCCAGTGAAGGAGTGGCCTACTGAAACAATGGAGTTCCTTTAGCAGAACTTggttatgggatttttttttctttatcccaaCTTATGGTATCTTTTATAAGTGTAGAAAATGACGCAAGGTTGGTCAGATATTTCATGGTTTACTTTCCAGGTGCTTTTTTCTCAAGTCTTTCCCCTTGTTATTAATTTTATGCTCTTCACAAGCTCCCTCCCCAAGCCCTTATActgccctctgcccctcactTAGGGCCTGAGCCATGGAATTGGCCCTAGGGCAGCAGGAACCTGTTGTTTCAGAAGTTGGTGACCTTCGAGGATGTGGCTGTGTACTTCACCCAGATGGAATGGGACAGCCTGTCCCCTGCACAGAGGGCCCTGTACagggatgtgatgctggagaattATGGAAATATGGCCTCCCTGGGTAAGGCCTCTCTCCCCCCGGGACCGAGACTCTGCCAGTTGGGATTTCCTGCCCCTGCCGGGTTGCAGGTGGGGTCTCTGGGATCTTTTACTGAGTGGGAACCCCAGTGACTGAGATTTCTAATCCTGTAGACTGAGGGGTTGGTGAGAAGGGTGAACCTCAAACACTTTTTGGACCATTATAGGACTTTGCTGGGACTGGTGTGCActctttattttttggaggaagattagccctgagctaactactgccaatcctctttttgctgaggaagactggccatgagctaacatccatgcccatcttcctctactttatatgtgggacacctaccacagcatggcttttgccaagcggtgccttgtctgcaTCCGGGATTGGAACCAGCaaacgaaccccgggctgccgagaagtggaacgtgtgaacttaaccgctgcaccactgggccggaccCTGGTGTGCACTCTTGATCCGCCCTATAGAAGCTGTGTTTTGGAGACAGTGTGGGAAGAAGTAACTTCCTGTTCCACAGTATTATCTTCAGGTTCTCCCACATCTTACCTGTGTCTCTTGAGGTCTCCTAGGCCCACAGTCTGAGCCCTTCCCAACTCCTCCCATACCTTTTCAATCCCCCCCCAcatcatacacacatatacaccttCTGACCCCCCACTTTCAGAAGCCCTCACCCCCCCCCTTTGCCCATAGTCCTCAGGCATGGAAGCCCCTGGGGCTCCCCATTGCTGAGACAATCTGAGAAGAGGTTTAGGAACTCATCTGTGGAGATTATTCACctgtctctcctttttcctttccccgAAACAGGATTTCCACTTCTCAAACCTGCTGTGATCTCACAACTGGAAGGAGGAGGTGAGCTGGGGGGCCCATCTCCACTGGCTGCTGGGACAGAAGCAGGCccccaggccctctggactggtaAGGGAGGCCTGTGTTGCCTGTTATGCTGGGAAGCTTAACTCTTTAGGGAGAAAGTCAACTTTAGCAACATGTAAGCATGCCTCGTTTGTTGGTCAGCTGTACagagtaaaatttaaataaattttaatgatttatagAGATATGTACAACTGAGACCTATTTTCGCAGTTTGCTGTTTCTTTGTAATTCCAAGAACAGATATTTTTTCCATGCctcattctaattcttttcaGTCCTAATTTTGGAACCCCACCTTTGTCAGACAAAATGAATGGATTTAGTAATTTTTTGGGTCCTTGCTATTTTCTAAGCATTGTCCACCTAATCTGGAGAATGGGAAATTAACAGTCTTTTTATGCACAGAGGCAGAATAGCCTGGTGGTTAAGGGTACGGTCTTTGGAGTAGACTTTCTTCAGGTCCAGTCCCAGCTGTTTTCCTAGTTGTGACTTTGAGCATGTCAGTTATTTGAATTCTCTAAGATTCACTGTTCTTATCtctgaaaatggaataataataaaatgaggtAATTGTGCTAGTCTTATAGgttgaggattaaacgagataatgTATAAAGTGCCTAACTTATAATATGTGCTCAATGAaatattagtttttattattttttgttggtGGAGACAGCTGTACATAGTAAACTGCAGGAAATACGGCAGAAGGGAGAAAATGCTCTCAATTCGGTGCTTCTCAAGTGACGTGCAAATGAATCACCTGGGTGTCTTGCAAACATATGTCTTGTCATTCAGTAAGTCTGCAGTGGGGccaggattctgcatttctattAATTCCTAGGTTATGCCAATGTTTCTGGTTCCCAGACCATACTTGAAGTAGCAAGGTTCTCACTTGCTGCAGCAGAGTAGTTGCCAGATGATTTCCTGTTTCCCATGAGGCCCTGCTTTACTCTCTGCATTTGGGGTCCATAAGATTCTCTTGTATCCTTTGAatgactcctttttctttaaaagatagtTTCAGTGGATTTTTGTTCCTTGTGATCCATTCAACCAGATGATCCCTGACCCGGAAGATATGTTTTAGAAATGGGGAGTTtaaagtgcttggcatatagaGGGGAAGAAAGTGATATTGTAGAGTTCCTTAATCAAAGCGGTCTGGATTTCATTCTGTAGGCAGCAGACAGTCCTGAAGTCTTTGAAGTTCTTGTACAACCTGTCATGATTTTAGCTGAGGATATAGAAACGTTCATCTAGTCAGTGTAATCTGGTAGGTTAACTGGGGTGAGGAATCAGATGGGTTTTAGGCAGGCGGAGGGGAAGGTGTGGGGCACAAAGCCTGTGTCAGCAGGgttgactttttttaaacaactttctcAGAAGCCCTACCCCGTGACTTCTGTTTATATCTCATTTGCTGGAACTGTGTCAAATGGCCACCTCTACTTCAAGAGAGGGTGCAAAATATAGTTTTTAGCTGTAGTTTTTATTGCTAACTCATAAAAAATGGAGGATGTGCTagtaaggaagaaagggagaatggaTATTGGTTAAGCAACCAGTAGTATCTGCCACACCATAGGGTTTGGTAAATAGAAGGTCACTAGTGTGGAAAAATTGGTAAAGAATATACATGGTTGATCCACTTAAGAAGTACAAATTTTAGTCATTGTGAAAAATATTCACCCTCAGCAGAAGCccatgaaatataaatgaaaacaatgagaGATATTTCACCTCTTATATTGAGAACAATTAAATTATAGTAAGTGATAGTGAGAATACAGCAAAACAGGAAAGACTTCTGGAGGTGAATGTGAATTAGTAGTCTTTCTAGAAAGTATTTTAGCAATACCTATAAAGAGCCTTTTAAAAGTTTgtacttgaggggctggcctggtggtgtagtggttaagtttgtgcactctgcgtcaatggcccagggttcacaggttcatatcctgggtgcagacctacatgctgctcatcaagccatgctgtggtggtgtcccacatacaagatagagaaagattggcacagatgttagctcagtgacaatcttcctcaagcaaaaagaggaagattggcaacaagtgttacctcagggccagtattcctcactgaaaaaaaaacagTCTGTACTTGATAACCTGGATATTTCCTTCTAAGGCTGTATCCTAATAAAGTAATGGGAGATATAGACAAAGATGCATATGCACAAAACTGCatcataatattatataataaaatattggaaataacctGGATTTTCAGTATAGAGAGAATGGTTAAATTAAGTTACCTCTGCAGAATGGAATACTGtttagcaatttaaaaatatatttttacagaaTAACTAAAGGCATTGGAAAATTGTTATTAAtgttaaggaagaaaaaattttcaatttgGAAAGAATATATGCTTTTAGAAAACTGATTGGAAAGAAAATGATTGGGGAAGGAGATCCTGCAGAAGATTAGCAGTAGTTATTGTTAGGTGGTTGTATTTCaggtaatttgaatttttttctttgtaactttCTGATACTAcaaatgaatattattttcataatttggaAAAGACCAATAGTATTTTGAAAATTCTTGCTAGAGAAATCCAAATCATTGGGTCTTTTGAGGGTGATTATAATGAAATACTGGAATAGGGGGCATATTACATGTGTTTGAGGAGAGATGAGAGATGAAAAAATAGAGACAGCATTTTAGGGCCAATTTTGAGAAATTTGGGAACAAATGCAGAGATGAGTAGCTCTGTTGGGACTGTAAGGATTATAGAAAGACTAATGGGATTATAGAAAGAATTTTAGGGAATGACCAGTTTTAGGGTTGGGGGTACAGTAGacggaaaggaaggaggaagcatCTGTGttctggagagggagggaaggggtgggATCAAAGGGATCATGTGGGCCTGAGCAGAGCCTTTCTGAAGCAGAGAAAACAAGCTGAAGGAGGCATTTTGGAAAACCTAGAGTTTAAgttctaaagaaagaaacaaaattcttcCCCTTTTGATTCCTGGTGCTGCTAACACTTGCCATTCCCATTGTTGCCACGTGTTGTTGGATCCTGTGCCTTTTCCTCCTTAagcaatttccatttttattaacaAGGGACTCAGCAACATAGGGATAATTGAGAAGAAACTGCAGAGTATGGTAAAGTAAagtagtcccccttatctgcagtttcacttCCATGGTTTCCATTACCTGCAGTTAACTGCAGTCTGAAAGTGTTaaatagaaaatctcagaaataaacagttgataagttttaaattgcatgccattctgagtagcatgatgaaatctcttgCTGTTCCACTCTGTCCTACCCAGGCCATGAAGcacccctttgtccagtgtatccatcCTGTTACACTGCCCACCCCTTAGTCACTCAGTAGccctctcagttatcagatccaCTGTTTGGTGTCAGGTTCggtatagggtttggtactatccgaggtttcaggcatccactgggggtcttggaacatatcccctgtgcataaggggggactactgcaTGGTGTGATGGAAGGAATGCTCATCTAGTGGATAAGGTCTAGAATTTTGTTCCACTGTTGTCACCTTTACCCTTCGTGTTATTGGTTATTGGTTTAGAGactggcaatttttaaaaaatcactatagtactttaaaatttataatattgaCACATAGATGATATTGACAAATAGTACAGGAAGTATATAaagtagggggaaaaaagtctaCCAAACTTCTTGTGCCAGTTTGCTCAGTTTCTTATGTATTCTTCCACAAGTTTTCTAGGCATATACAAGTTTATGTGTTTATGTTGgccctttttattttcctttatacaaATGGAATGTACTCTACATGCTGTTCATCAActtgttttttcacttaacagtgtaccttggacatcttttcatgtcggcatatatggatttatttcattttttttaccaGCTACATATTATCCCACCTTATGGATAaatcttagatttttttaatctaatctgGTGATTTTTAAAGAACCCCTTGTTTACTATGgttcctttattctttctaacacaattcttttcttttttctaacacGGTTCTTACatgatattttgtgttttctggttttttataGTAGATATTGATATTCAGACTGACAATAATTTGACAAAggaaatggatgaagaaaaagtTAATACATCATTTGAACTTCAGAGGGACTTTTCCCAGGAAACAGCCTTTTCAGAAGCCTTTGTTCTAGAGAAACAAGAGGAAGCTCACTCAGTAGGAagtatgaagaaagaaaacagtatcaTTGATGGAACAGTGAAAGACGACACAAGCCCCATGGAGGAGTGTTTCTTTAATCAAAGTCCAAACTTGAATCAGTGTTACACTGTCTCCACTGGAGAGCAATCCCCTGAGTGTACTGGACTGGAGAAAGCCTTCAGCTTTGACACAAAACTTATTCAGCATGAAATAATTAACACTGGGAAAAGACCTTTCAAATGTGAAGAATTAGTGGAAACCTTTAGGTGTAACTCTCAACTTACTCAGCATCAAGATAGTTACACTGGTGAGAAGCCCCATCAGTGTAAGGAGTGTGGCAAAGCCTTTAGCGTTCATGCAAAATTAATTTGGCATCAAAGACTTCATAGCAGGGAGAAACCCTTCAAGTGTGTGGAGTGTGGGAAAAGTTTTAGTTACAGTTCCCATTATATCACACATCAGACAATCCACAGTGGAGAGAAGCCCTATCAGTGTAAGgtgtgtgggaaggccttcagcgTTAATGGGAGTCTAAGTCGGCATCAGAGAAtccacacaggagagaagccctatcAGTGCAAGGAGTGTGGAAGTGGCTTCAGCTGCAGTTCTGCATATATCACACACCAGAGAGTCCACACGGGAGAGAAACCTTACCAGTGTAATGActgtgggaaagctttcaatgTTAATGCAAAATTAATTCAACATCAGAgaatccacactggagagaaaccttatgaatgtaatgAGTGTGGGAAAGGCTTCAGGTGCAGCTCCCAGCTTAGGCAGCATCAGAGcgtccacactggagagaaaccctatcaGTGTAAGGAGTGTGGAAAAGCCTTTAGTAATAATGCAAAACTCATTCAGCATCAAAGAATTCACACaggtgagaaaccctatgagtgtactgaatgtggaaaagcctttagCGTCAAAGGGAAGTTAATCCAGCACCAGAGAATCCACACGggtgagaaaccctatgagtgtaaagaatgtgggaaagccttcaggtGTAACTCTCAGCTCCGGCAGCATCTGAGaatccacactggggagaagcccTACGAATGTAAggagtgtgggaaggccttcaatGTTAATGCAAAACTAATGCAGCATCAGAGGATGCATACTGGGgagaaaccctttgaatgtaaTGAGTGTGGGAAATGCTTTACTTCTAAAAGAAACCTACTTGATCATCACCGAATCCATACTGGAGAAAAGCCTTAtcaatgtaaggaatgtgggaaagccttcagtatCAATGCCAAACTAACTAGGCATCAGAGAATAcacactggggagaaaccttTCAAATGTGTGGAATGTGAGAAAGCATTTAGCTGTAGTTCTGACTATATTGTACATCAGAGAatccatactggagagaaaccctttcagtgtaaggaatgtggaaaagccttccACGTTAATGCCCATTTAATTCGGCATCAGAGAAgccacactggggagaaaccctTCAGATGCATGGAGTGTGGCAAAGGCTTCAGCTATAGCTCTGACTGTATTATACATCAGACTGTCCATACTTGGAAGAAACCCTATGTGTGTAATatgtgtgggaaagccttcaggtTTAGCTTCCAACTTAGTCAGCATCAGAGTGTCCATAGTGAAGGAAAATCCTAATGAGAAGGATATAGAAAATTCTGATGGTTAATGCTGAAATGGATGAAGTATCATCAAATTTGCCCTGGTGGAAAACCCTGAGAGGGGAAATAAATATGACAGAGTCTTCAAATGGAAACAgatcttttccattttattcagttttaaatCAGGATTGATGACCAATTAAAAAGTgacatccaaaaataaatagtTTGTTTTATACCAACAACcatagaaaatataatgaaagaaaacatcCCATTCCAAACAGCATCAAGAAAAGTAGATTTTCTAGGAATAGACTCAATTATTATGAAGGGCCTATATGGAGAAACTATAAATCTCCACTGACGGCctcaaaaggaaatttaaataaatggggagacaGAGGGAAACCTTGTTCTTGAATAGGGAAACTCATAAAGATACTCACTCTAcctaaattaatttatttccccttcatttttgaCAACAAGTATGCATCCCTTTTgtaaagaggaaaaacaataaagatttcctttaaaaaggaaaaagatgagtacatctttttattttcatggaaTGGAGAAAACCTTTTTAAGCACCAGATGAAAGCTAGAAACCAGCCATAAGGGAAAATATTGATGAATtgacttttcaaaattaaatatttatgtttttattttaaataatcccAAATAAGGTTAAAAGATAAAgcacaaaaaatggaaataccttTGTAAAATTTGTGTTACAAAAGTGTAATATCTAATATACCAGAGAtcttaaaattaagagaaaggtaAGTAATCTGATAAAACCCAGCAAGTGATACTAGAAGGCAGCTTttcaaaagatattaaaatgacTGATAAAGCAAGAGATATCCAGTCTTGGTAGTACTCTAAGGAGTGGAAATTAAAACATGCACACAATCACCCACAGGAAGCCCCTACACCTCTCCCACAGATACAAACAAGACACATACACCCTCCAAAAACACAGACACGCAGTGTACCCCAAAGACCCCCACATACACAGAGAGATACACCCTCACAGGCCACCTCTCACCCCCTAGACATACCTGCTCCTGTGCTCTCTGTGGCTCAAGTGACCAGTGTTGGCCAAGAGTGCTGTCTTGAATACCTGCAAGGAACCATTCCTGCCAGAAAGCTTATGCCTTGGTATAGGACCTCAGTGGAGTGTCCCAGGGACGTCATTGTGTaagtctcccctcccccaggagccTGGGGGCTGAGCATGGGTGGGGGCAGACCCTAGGGCCCTCAgaacacagaggaaagagcagggCCCTTCTTCCTGCTCCCATCTGGCCCTGCTCCTTTGGGCAGTTCCAGACCACACACAGACCCAGAAGTGCCCCAGGTTATGGGGTCCAAGTctttcattatagaaaaattgagGGCCAGAGATGGATGGCACTGCTCCCTGGTCACAAGCAAACCAGTGGCTGATGTCCCTTAGGCCAGAGGAGGGGCCAGAAGGCCATGGCTCACCCCAATTCTCCTGTTTCATGAACAGCCTCTAGATGGTCTCTGGATGTGGCAGTcgggaggtggggacaggaagTCCTGCAGTTCCTGGCTCCCAGTAGGGTCAGGCAGTTTCTCTCCAGGGTCCAGCAGATTCTCTGCTGTGCCAGGACTGAGGCAGGGACCCTAAGAGGGTTGAGAATTTCTGATGACAGAACCTGATGTCCTAGATGTGTGTCCAATCTCCCATGTGA
Proteins encoded:
- the ZNF23 gene encoding zinc finger protein 23 isoform X4, giving the protein MEWDSLSPAQRALYRDVMLENYGNMASLAWLLPSGALSASGIGTSKRTPGCREVERVNLTAAPLGRTLVCTLDPPYRSCVLETVWEEVTSCSTVLSSGFPLLKPAVISQLEGGGELGGPSPLAAGTEAGPQALWTVDIDIQTDNNLTKEMDEEKVNTSFELQRDFSQETAFSEAFVLEKQEEAHSVGSMKKENSIIDGTVKDDTSPMEECFFNQSPNLNQCYTVSTGEQSPECTGLEKAFSFDTKLIQHEIINTGKRPFKCEELVETFRCNSQLTQHQDSYTGEKPHQCKECGKAFSVHAKLIWHQRLHSREKPFKCVECGKSFSYSSHYITHQTIHSGEKPYQCKVCGKAFSVNGSLSRHQRIHTGEKPYQCKECGSGFSCSSAYITHQRVHTGEKPYQCNDCGKAFNVNAKLIQHQRIHTGEKPYECNECGKGFRCSSQLRQHQSVHTGEKPYQCKECGKAFSNNAKLIQHQRIHTGEKPYECTECGKAFSVKGKLIQHQRIHTGEKPYECKECGKAFRCNSQLRQHLRIHTGEKPYECKECGKAFNVNAKLMQHQRMHTGEKPFECNECGKCFTSKRNLLDHHRIHTGEKPYQCKECGKAFSINAKLTRHQRIHTGEKPFKCVECEKAFSCSSDYIVHQRIHTGEKPFQCKECGKAFHVNAHLIRHQRSHTGEKPFRCMECGKGFSYSSDCIIHQTVHTWKKPYVCNMCGKAFRFSFQLSQHQSVHSEGKS